A region from the Streptomyces tsukubensis genome encodes:
- a CDS encoding GTPase-associated protein 1-related protein, translating into MRSFQQLYYTSCEQGLSGSSGFQFNAVSEQVSAETRHRVEGLAGYEPPRSLIESDTPETLARCPVNLCHSPGGQGTTTLCVRYAGRDSARRFGNYFAHALHTEGEFTPDSGGLLAVELWNSPLWTARVADSTELPELSAPLPRGPLSPRAVRDFLRGRPDAGQLPALLAAVFTALADDGSVVVIDDTTDRIAHWFAAVSYLLPPPLARTLSFATYLLRPARSRLHLIGTVPEAHPDFGPDGEETYTVFDFSAGRFPEPAPVHDLVRLLTGIGVGSVRSVWSWTAEYADGRERDPGDWHAPVAAAAAAGGIELTGTDVRAVIDWLPGAGHLGTRRAAVAADIHHRHRDLDDGQLATLSAAAEAGGDSALHQELEGRLHRSRIRAYATGAENAAGPVPITHPAERERATALWQRLLDEATTTRVRVRLLLWALGARLTPPPEPLAAQSLDLARTLLGSSAAGPELRAETAQLVHTLPEFRAALATAVHEVLARRNGQEQLFAQFPASLLRESDLGERPRLLEHYWRAQAEREPARTVELLFRILAVRGLTSPDGELLRALWRQASPAWTYEEATEIARRLPPEQQADDAIGEWFDRAVKQEIHDEEALRSCLLLYEALAAPGRSAWLRPVTRECVATTLGLDRALHEAPEATALARAFRIPQADAWAAPRALKRHRLIPALLALPADHARLRTDIGEFGFSLTDGYLRALREAAADSGPVDEVLFSHVTGVVAMDSRCPLPQAHFELITALRHDIAGRWRPDDLNRLAGAVRPYDSALADAYLKCAERRLGAGKKLVRRITRRRTPDDPGREER; encoded by the coding sequence ATGAGGAGCTTCCAGCAGCTGTACTACACCTCCTGCGAACAAGGGCTCAGCGGCTCCTCCGGCTTCCAGTTCAACGCGGTCAGCGAGCAGGTCTCCGCGGAGACCCGGCACCGGGTGGAGGGCCTCGCCGGATACGAACCCCCGCGCTCCCTGATCGAATCGGACACCCCGGAAACACTGGCCCGCTGCCCGGTCAACCTCTGCCACAGCCCCGGCGGACAGGGGACGACAACGCTGTGCGTCCGGTACGCGGGCCGCGACTCGGCCCGCAGATTCGGCAACTACTTCGCCCACGCCCTGCACACGGAAGGCGAGTTCACCCCCGACAGCGGCGGGCTGCTCGCCGTCGAACTGTGGAACTCGCCGCTGTGGACGGCCCGGGTGGCCGACTCCACCGAACTCCCCGAACTCTCCGCACCCCTGCCGCGCGGCCCGCTCAGCCCCCGCGCCGTACGCGACTTCCTGCGCGGCCGCCCGGACGCCGGACAGCTCCCGGCCCTGCTGGCGGCCGTGTTCACGGCACTCGCGGACGACGGCTCGGTGGTGGTGATCGACGATACGACGGACCGGATCGCCCACTGGTTCGCCGCCGTCTCCTACCTGCTGCCGCCCCCGCTGGCCCGCACCCTGTCCTTCGCCACCTACCTGCTGCGCCCCGCCCGCAGCCGGCTCCACCTCATCGGCACCGTGCCCGAGGCGCACCCCGACTTCGGACCCGACGGCGAGGAGACGTACACCGTCTTCGACTTCTCCGCAGGCCGCTTCCCCGAACCGGCACCCGTCCACGATCTGGTACGGCTGCTGACCGGGATCGGCGTCGGCTCCGTCCGCTCGGTCTGGTCCTGGACCGCCGAGTACGCGGACGGCCGGGAGCGGGACCCCGGGGACTGGCACGCCCCCGTGGCGGCGGCAGCGGCCGCGGGCGGCATCGAACTGACCGGTACCGACGTCCGGGCCGTGATCGACTGGCTGCCGGGCGCGGGCCACCTCGGGACGCGCCGGGCGGCGGTGGCGGCCGACATCCACCACCGCCACCGGGACCTGGACGACGGGCAACTGGCGACACTGAGCGCAGCCGCCGAAGCGGGCGGAGACAGCGCACTCCACCAGGAACTCGAAGGCAGGCTCCACCGGTCCCGGATCCGCGCCTACGCGACCGGAGCGGAGAACGCGGCCGGCCCCGTACCGATCACCCACCCCGCCGAACGCGAACGGGCCACCGCCCTGTGGCAGCGGCTGCTCGACGAGGCCACCACCACCCGCGTCCGGGTCCGGCTGTTGCTGTGGGCCCTGGGCGCCCGGCTCACCCCGCCGCCCGAACCGCTCGCCGCACAGAGCCTGGACCTGGCCCGTACCCTCCTCGGCTCCTCCGCCGCGGGCCCCGAGCTCCGCGCCGAAACGGCACAGCTCGTCCACACCCTCCCGGAGTTCAGAGCCGCACTGGCGACCGCCGTCCACGAGGTGCTGGCCCGGCGGAACGGCCAGGAGCAGCTCTTCGCCCAGTTCCCCGCGAGCCTGCTGCGCGAATCCGACCTCGGGGAGCGCCCCCGGCTCCTGGAGCACTACTGGCGGGCCCAGGCCGAGCGCGAACCCGCCCGCACGGTCGAACTGCTCTTCCGGATCCTGGCAGTACGCGGCCTGACCTCGCCGGACGGGGAACTGCTCAGGGCCCTGTGGCGGCAGGCCTCACCGGCCTGGACCTACGAGGAAGCCACCGAGATCGCCCGCCGGCTTCCCCCGGAACAGCAGGCCGACGACGCGATCGGCGAGTGGTTCGACCGCGCCGTCAAACAGGAGATCCACGACGAAGAGGCCCTGCGGTCCTGTCTGCTGCTCTACGAGGCACTGGCCGCACCGGGCCGCTCCGCCTGGCTGCGCCCGGTCACCCGGGAGTGCGTGGCAACCACCCTCGGCCTGGACCGGGCCCTGCACGAGGCACCCGAGGCGACCGCGCTCGCCCGCGCGTTCCGGATCCCGCAGGCCGACGCCTGGGCGGCGCCGCGCGCCCTGAAACGCCACCGGCTGATCCCCGCCCTCCTCGCGCTGCCCGCCGACCACGCCCGGCTGCGCACCGACATCGGGGAGTTCGGGTTCTCCCTCACGGACGGCTATCTCCGCGCGCTGCGCGAGGCCGCGGCCGACAGCGGACCCGTCGACGAGGTGCTGTTCAGCCATGTCACCGGGGTCGTCGCGATGGACTCCCGGTGCCCGCTGCCGCAGGCCCACTTCGAGCTGATCACGGCCCTGCGCCACGATATCGCCGGCCGTTGGCGGCCGGACGACCTGAACCGGCTGGCCGGTGCCGTCCGCCCCTACGACTCCGCGCTCGCCGATGCCTATCTGAAGTGCGCCGAGCGCCGCCTGGGCGCCGGGAAGAAGCTGGTCCGCAGGATCACCCGGCGACGGACACCGGACGATCCGGGCCGGGAAGAGAGGTGA
- a CDS encoding TRAFAC clade GTPase domain-containing protein: MAKRLTCPYCYETFAAREIRFRCNSRLSRTRKQCRRRRDPVLDERFGRRPAHDVGPDFTADGRRPTAPCPDCDGETTYRICPVCHVELPVQFGMVDNRLIAMVGARSSGKTIYMTVLLHEMRNRVGEAYGASMMGLDDTTMRRYSSEYEDRLYRDRQMFPPTQTATTNANRVEPLVFRFGLRRRGLFGERPQHTVLSFFDTAGEDFNSRESVELNTRYLANADGIVLLLDPLQMPGAREHAAPGTALPRMDGIDPPINVLSRVSGLLLAANGGRAAKVDTPLAVVFSKTDAFWHLLENGSPLRAHAPARGRFDVGDSLSVHEEVRRLLKEWDGVPIDQALENTFARYRYFGVSALGRSATPDSRVAPTGIQPYRVADPLLWLLTEFGSVPKAGRG, translated from the coding sequence ATGGCCAAACGCCTCACCTGCCCCTACTGCTACGAGACCTTCGCCGCGCGCGAGATCCGCTTCCGCTGCAACAGCCGGCTCAGCCGCACCCGCAAACAGTGCCGACGGCGCCGGGACCCGGTCCTCGACGAACGGTTCGGCCGCCGCCCCGCCCACGACGTCGGCCCGGACTTCACCGCCGACGGCCGCAGACCGACCGCCCCGTGCCCGGACTGCGACGGCGAGACCACGTACCGCATCTGCCCCGTCTGCCACGTCGAACTGCCCGTCCAGTTCGGCATGGTGGACAACCGGCTGATCGCCATGGTCGGTGCCCGGTCCTCCGGCAAGACGATCTACATGACCGTACTGCTGCACGAGATGCGCAACCGGGTCGGCGAGGCGTACGGCGCCTCCATGATGGGCCTCGACGACACCACCATGCGCCGCTACAGCTCGGAGTACGAGGACCGGCTCTACCGCGACCGGCAGATGTTCCCGCCCACCCAGACCGCGACGACCAACGCCAACCGGGTCGAGCCGCTGGTGTTCCGCTTCGGGCTGCGCCGCAGAGGGCTGTTCGGCGAGCGGCCGCAGCACACCGTGCTGTCGTTCTTCGACACGGCGGGCGAGGACTTCAACAGCCGGGAGAGCGTCGAACTCAACACCCGCTACCTGGCCAACGCGGACGGCATCGTCCTGCTGCTGGACCCCCTGCAGATGCCGGGCGCCCGGGAACACGCCGCCCCCGGCACCGCGCTGCCCCGGATGGACGGCATCGACCCGCCGATCAACGTACTGAGCCGGGTCAGCGGACTGCTGCTGGCCGCGAACGGCGGCCGGGCGGCGAAGGTCGACACCCCGCTCGCGGTGGTCTTCTCCAAGACGGACGCCTTCTGGCATCTGCTGGAGAACGGCAGCCCGCTGCGCGCCCACGCCCCCGCCCGCGGCCGGTTCGACGTCGGCGACAGCCTCAGCGTGCACGAGGAGGTCCGCCGGCTGCTGAAGGAGTGGGACGGCGTCCCCATCGACCAGGCCCTGGAGAACACCTTCGCCCGCTACCGCTACTTCGGGGTCTCCGCACTCGGCCGCAGCGCCACGCCCGACTCCCGGGTCGCCCCGACCGGCATCCAGCCCTACCGGGTGGCGGACCCCCTGCTGTGGCTGCTCACCGAATTCGGCTCGGTGCCCAAGGCGGGCCGCGGATGA
- a CDS encoding Hsp70 family protein, with protein sequence MLGISIGHHSARVGRPGPDGRTAVTVVELDRTDGIARPEDALALILAAQTQQEQEQEPESGQEREAVLGLPASAGREDEDRLRRAAEDAGLRVSRIVPVPVAVALHYGAIDEGVHRTVLVADLDPDTLELTVLAVTPDLTVRIVSTRTGRPGADRGLAAIAGELTEASPDAVLLSGAPYTDPARRTDIENLPAAQGLTVRCTAPELAVVNGLLALPDFGLLRIATGTAPATAYFAPPALADDPEPAPWPPPPADPEPPGAAEEPPERRAEPRPDPVTAPPTPGPAPTPVPEPPPEPTPAPAPDPAATPEPGPGPRPEGATAPGPRPEAETGPEAEAGSGPEPAPPFALYSVPVTQLQAVRRDDHLLVLWAWPESALTARVRWRREDTTGTGSGPRDGDILCRRRVYEHDGGLDLPVGRGAVTLTVEALVPDPAADTEGAAGLRVPAEPPVVDYEPTARRRLTGARVATVTFTARTGCDLPDLRIVHGVGRYRPTSTADGTVLHEVPAQRLPAGTPLTVQFPLPAGRGPSWLVCFPARPADSDPDIRPTALHKLRVT encoded by the coding sequence ATGCTCGGCATCAGCATCGGCCACCACTCCGCCCGGGTCGGCCGGCCCGGACCGGACGGCCGCACCGCCGTCACGGTCGTGGAGCTGGACCGGACCGACGGCATCGCCCGTCCCGAGGACGCCCTCGCCCTGATCCTCGCCGCGCAGACGCAGCAGGAGCAGGAGCAGGAGCCGGAGAGCGGGCAGGAGCGGGAGGCGGTGCTCGGTCTCCCCGCGTCCGCCGGTCGCGAGGACGAGGACCGGCTGCGCCGTGCCGCCGAGGACGCGGGCCTGCGCGTCAGCAGGATCGTCCCGGTCCCGGTCGCGGTGGCCCTGCACTACGGCGCGATCGACGAAGGCGTCCACCGTACGGTCCTGGTGGCCGACCTGGACCCGGACACCCTGGAACTGACGGTTCTCGCCGTCACCCCCGATCTGACCGTACGCATCGTCTCCACCCGCACCGGGCGGCCGGGCGCCGACCGGGGCCTGGCGGCGATCGCCGGGGAGCTGACCGAGGCGTCCCCGGACGCCGTTCTCCTCTCCGGCGCCCCCTACACCGACCCCGCCCGCCGTACCGACATCGAGAACCTGCCTGCGGCACAGGGCCTGACGGTCCGCTGCACCGCACCCGAACTCGCCGTCGTCAACGGCCTGCTCGCCCTGCCGGACTTCGGCCTTCTCCGTATCGCCACGGGCACCGCCCCCGCGACGGCGTACTTCGCACCCCCCGCACTCGCCGACGACCCGGAACCGGCCCCGTGGCCGCCTCCTCCGGCGGATCCCGAACCACCGGGCGCCGCGGAGGAGCCCCCGGAACGGCGCGCGGAACCGCGGCCCGACCCCGTAACGGCCCCACCGACCCCCGGGCCCGCACCGACCCCCGTACCGGAACCGCCCCCCGAGCCGACCCCCGCACCGGCCCCGGATCCCGCCGCCACCCCCGAACCCGGACCCGGACCCCGGCCCGAAGGCGCCACCGCCCCCGGACCCCGGCCCGAAGCCGAAACCGGGCCTGAAGCGGAGGCCGGATCCGGACCCGAGCCCGCGCCCCCGTTCGCCCTGTACTCCGTCCCCGTGACCCAGCTCCAGGCCGTCCGCCGCGACGACCACCTCCTCGTCCTCTGGGCCTGGCCGGAGTCCGCGCTCACCGCCCGGGTCCGCTGGCGCCGCGAGGACACCACGGGAACCGGCAGCGGGCCCCGCGACGGCGACATCCTCTGCCGCCGCCGCGTCTACGAACACGACGGCGGCCTCGACCTCCCCGTCGGCCGGGGCGCCGTCACCCTCACCGTGGAGGCACTCGTCCCCGATCCCGCCGCCGACACCGAGGGCGCCGCCGGACTCCGGGTACCGGCCGAACCCCCCGTCGTCGACTACGAACCCACGGCCCGCCGCCGCCTCACCGGCGCCCGGGTCGCCACCGTCACCTTCACCGCCCGGACCGGATGCGACCTCCCCGACCTCCGCATCGTGCACGGCGTCGGCCGCTACCGCCCCACCAGTACGGCCGACGGCACCGTCCTGCACGAGGTCCCCGCCCAGCGACTTCCCGCCGGCACCCCTCTCACCGTCCAATTCCCGCTCCCCGCCGGCCGAGGCCCCTCCTGGCTGGTCTGCTTCCCGGCCCGGCCCGCCGACTCCGATCCCGATATCCGCCCCACGGCCCTGCACAAGCTGCGAGTGACCTGA
- a CDS encoding AAA family ATPase: protein MSTPGFAKDGPGEGSGRYAGEGGPPGGSRGGSPDGSPDGDGTGPVTADGMMPLWAVSLGWELRRGRQVILDGQIRDRWWFDDRPASFRQLVAGVLEARGADVVGWWDPVAGLTFPLPGHAERFAALEANRPRTTTGTADGDRREPRPWADRAGRGARQDRESHESGGPPPHAANAAHSANTRSSADPVRREGGESREDRDRPRPRSGTGRDRERAGLLSPRPAGPPRAFDDVVATVHRLAASPEAATAFVFQDVDHQLPPGRPESNAGYLRLREAMTDAVTPHSARSGRPPHARNAVLCAVGDVGRLPGWFPLEDPRIATLHIGPPDPGERRLWLTWLLGEFNGSQEAGRHEVEALVGATDGMSGWDIEALARTSWLRDAPLRKPDKLLELHRLNVSVDPWTQLDRETVARAAGVLGTRVVGQSRAVDAVAAALQAAYVGVDFGGSGNARPRGAFFFVGPTGVGKTELAKAVAELMFGDQSAYARFDMSEYQQEHAAERLAGAPPGFIGHEQGGELTRRVQERPFSVLLFDEIEKAHPRVLDKFLQILEDGRLTDGRGQTAYFSQCLIIFTSNTGAEAVQDLLAEDGDEVPYSALEAHFTRAVEEKFRTIGRPEIYGRLKPGVVVFDMLRREHIVRIADRLLGQLTESVRERHQVELVPDADTLHPWITGRMDDPERRAYGGRQIRNELERLRAAVVAHFLAHRPPPGSRVRLGTGTDGRPWVRADEGNG from the coding sequence ATGAGTACGCCCGGATTCGCCAAGGACGGGCCCGGGGAGGGGTCCGGCCGGTACGCGGGCGAGGGCGGACCGCCGGGCGGGTCCCGGGGCGGCTCCCCGGACGGCTCCCCGGACGGTGACGGGACGGGACCGGTCACGGCCGACGGAATGATGCCCCTCTGGGCGGTGTCGCTCGGCTGGGAGCTGCGGCGCGGCCGCCAGGTGATCCTCGACGGTCAGATCCGGGACCGCTGGTGGTTCGACGACCGGCCCGCGTCCTTCCGGCAGTTGGTCGCCGGAGTCCTCGAAGCACGCGGTGCCGATGTGGTGGGCTGGTGGGATCCGGTGGCCGGGCTCACCTTCCCACTGCCCGGCCACGCGGAACGCTTCGCCGCACTGGAGGCGAACCGGCCGCGCACCACCACCGGGACCGCCGACGGCGACCGGCGCGAGCCGCGCCCCTGGGCGGACCGGGCCGGCCGCGGGGCCCGGCAGGACCGGGAGAGCCACGAGAGCGGGGGACCCCCGCCGCATGCAGCGAACGCGGCGCACTCGGCGAACACTCGGAGTTCGGCGGACCCGGTGCGCCGGGAGGGCGGTGAGAGCCGGGAGGACCGGGACCGGCCGCGCCCCCGGAGCGGGACCGGCCGGGACCGGGAGCGCGCCGGTCTGCTCTCCCCCCGCCCCGCAGGCCCGCCGCGCGCCTTCGACGACGTGGTCGCGACCGTGCACCGGCTGGCCGCCTCCCCCGAAGCGGCGACCGCCTTCGTCTTCCAGGACGTCGACCACCAACTCCCGCCCGGCCGACCGGAGTCGAACGCGGGCTATCTCCGGCTGCGCGAGGCCATGACGGACGCCGTGACCCCGCACTCGGCCCGCTCCGGCAGACCCCCGCACGCCCGTAACGCGGTCCTCTGCGCCGTCGGTGACGTCGGGCGGCTGCCCGGCTGGTTCCCTCTGGAGGACCCCCGGATCGCCACCCTCCACATCGGCCCGCCCGACCCCGGTGAGCGCCGTCTGTGGCTGACCTGGCTGCTCGGTGAGTTCAACGGCTCCCAGGAGGCCGGCCGCCACGAGGTCGAAGCCCTGGTCGGCGCCACCGACGGCATGTCCGGCTGGGACATCGAAGCGCTCGCCCGGACCTCCTGGCTGCGCGACGCACCCCTCCGCAAACCGGACAAGCTCCTGGAGCTGCACCGGCTCAATGTCAGCGTCGACCCGTGGACCCAGCTGGACCGGGAGACCGTCGCCCGTGCGGCGGGCGTCCTGGGCACCCGGGTGGTCGGCCAGTCCCGGGCGGTCGACGCGGTGGCCGCCGCCCTCCAGGCCGCGTACGTCGGCGTCGACTTCGGGGGCTCGGGCAACGCCCGCCCCCGGGGCGCGTTCTTCTTCGTCGGCCCCACGGGCGTCGGCAAGACCGAACTCGCCAAGGCCGTCGCGGAGCTGATGTTCGGTGACCAGAGCGCGTACGCCCGCTTCGACATGAGCGAATACCAGCAGGAGCACGCGGCCGAACGGCTCGCGGGCGCCCCACCCGGGTTCATCGGCCACGAGCAGGGCGGCGAGCTGACCCGCCGGGTCCAGGAGCGGCCGTTCAGCGTCCTCCTCTTCGACGAGATCGAAAAGGCCCACCCCCGGGTCCTCGACAAATTCCTCCAGATCCTGGAGGACGGCAGGCTGACCGACGGCCGCGGCCAGACCGCCTACTTCTCCCAGTGCCTGATCATCTTCACCTCCAACACGGGCGCCGAAGCGGTCCAGGACCTGCTGGCCGAGGACGGCGACGAGGTGCCGTACTCCGCCCTGGAAGCGCATTTCACCCGGGCCGTCGAGGAGAAGTTCCGGACCATCGGCCGGCCCGAGATCTACGGCCGCCTCAAACCGGGCGTGGTCGTCTTCGACATGCTGCGCCGCGAGCACATCGTGAGGATCGCGGACCGGCTGCTGGGCCAGCTCACCGAATCGGTCCGGGAACGGCACCAGGTCGAGCTGGTCCCGGATGCGGACACCCTGCACCCGTGGATCACCGGGCGGATGGACGACCCGGAGCGCCGGGCGTACGGCGGCCGGCAGATCCGCAATGAACTGGAGCGGCTGCGGGCGGCCGTGGTCGCCCACTTCCTGGCCCACCGCCCGCCCCCGGGCAGCAGGGTCCGGCTCGGCACCGGTACCGACGGCAGGCCCTGGGTCAGGGCCGATGAAGGGAACGGCTGA
- a CDS encoding 4Fe-4S single cluster domain-containing protein: MTPRLSVARTLDHCTVLGPGSRAVVWVQGCPLRCTGCVAAETLPFDGGTARDIPELADWLAGLDGIEGVTFSGGEPFSQAGALAALLDAVRERRPDFGAMAYSGFRHEALRRGGPDHHALLERLDLLVDGPYIAARHGSLRWRGSDNQRLIPLSDRYRRVLAEPDTTAGIELSVNADTSLSWAGVPPVPGFRQGLEEQLAARGFVLRTEARRGR, translated from the coding sequence ATGACGCCCCGGCTCTCCGTCGCCCGGACCCTCGACCACTGCACGGTCCTCGGCCCCGGCAGCCGCGCCGTCGTCTGGGTCCAGGGCTGCCCGCTGCGCTGCACGGGCTGTGTGGCCGCCGAAACCCTCCCCTTCGACGGCGGCACCGCCCGCGACATCCCCGAACTCGCCGACTGGCTGGCCGGTCTGGACGGAATCGAAGGCGTGACGTTCTCCGGCGGCGAGCCGTTCAGCCAGGCCGGAGCGCTGGCCGCACTGCTCGACGCGGTACGGGAACGGCGCCCGGACTTCGGGGCGATGGCGTACTCCGGCTTCCGCCACGAGGCACTCCGGCGCGGCGGACCGGACCACCACGCCCTCCTGGAGCGGCTGGACCTGCTCGTCGACGGGCCCTACATCGCCGCCCGGCACGGCAGTCTGCGCTGGCGCGGCTCGGACAACCAGCGGCTGATCCCGCTCTCCGACCGCTACCGCAGGGTCCTGGCAGAACCGGACACGACCGCCGGAATCGAACTGTCGGTGAACGCCGACACCTCCCTCTCCTGGGCCGGGGTGCCGCCGGTCCCCGGATTCCGGCAGGGGCTGGAGGAACAGCTCGCGGCGCGCGGGTTCGTGCTGCGCACCGAGGCACGGAGGGGACGATGA
- a CDS encoding protein kinase domain-containing protein, whose product MGLTVTSGSGRTWRLTGQIGSGSEGFVYGVDDARPLVAKLVPDPPDPEAYRRRVARLVRQRREPRTVGLLSGTPVRLAWPMVVVRTAGGTEADRVDGYVMTDMRYAYEPFPHLLTASARRDRLPGATWETALRAAASLARLLGELHSEGYAVGDLKPDNLWVDATGRVGMADVDSWQFTDGREVFPGRMRTPGYTAPERIGTPTARPPDPASDDFALAVLVHQLLMAGLHPFAGHPADGGDYLSYDDNVLHGRCRIVDRTSVLLPRTAPPADLLPRRLAELFRAAFTGSLRRPAAVEWERALTAELAPGRLKACAVDSRHVHTVERPWCPWCDQAERAADSGPRRPGEAR is encoded by the coding sequence ATGGGACTGACGGTGACGTCCGGCAGCGGACGCACATGGCGGCTCACCGGGCAGATCGGCAGCGGCTCGGAGGGATTCGTGTACGGCGTCGACGACGCCCGCCCCCTCGTCGCGAAGCTCGTCCCCGACCCGCCCGACCCCGAGGCCTACCGGCGGCGCGTGGCCCGTCTGGTGCGCCAGCGCCGGGAACCCCGCACCGTCGGCCTCCTCTCCGGTACCCCGGTCCGGCTGGCCTGGCCGATGGTCGTGGTCCGTACCGCGGGCGGTACGGAAGCGGACCGGGTCGACGGCTATGTGATGACCGATATGCGGTACGCCTACGAGCCGTTCCCGCACCTCCTCACCGCATCCGCCCGCCGTGACCGGCTGCCGGGGGCGACCTGGGAGACCGCCCTGCGCGCGGCCGCCTCCCTCGCCCGGCTGCTGGGGGAGCTCCACTCCGAGGGCTATGCGGTGGGCGACCTCAAACCCGACAACCTCTGGGTCGACGCGACCGGCCGGGTCGGCATGGCGGACGTCGACTCCTGGCAGTTCACGGACGGCCGCGAGGTCTTCCCCGGCCGGATGCGCACCCCCGGCTACACGGCACCCGAACGCATCGGCACGCCCACGGCCCGCCCCCCGGACCCGGCATCGGACGATTTCGCCCTGGCCGTCCTGGTCCATCAGCTCCTCATGGCGGGCCTGCACCCCTTCGCCGGTCATCCGGCGGACGGCGGCGACTATCTGTCGTACGACGACAACGTGCTGCACGGCCGCTGCCGCATCGTCGACCGCACGTCGGTGCTGCTGCCCCGCACCGCACCCCCGGCCGATCTGCTGCCGAGACGGCTCGCGGAGCTGTTCCGGGCGGCGTTCACGGGCTCGCTGCGACGACCGGCGGCGGTCGAGTGGGAACGGGCGCTGACCGCGGAGCTGGCCCCCGGCCGGCTGAAGGCCTGCGCGGTGGACAGCCGCCATGTCCACACCGTCGAGCGGCCCTGGTGCCCCTGGTGCGACCAGGCCGAACGGGCCGCCGACAGCGGCCCCCGCCGCCCGGGGGAGGCCCGATGA
- a CDS encoding protein phosphatase 2C domain-containing protein, whose protein sequence is MIIAGASVQGTAHLAGARGCQDAFKAVDLGEAAVLAVSDGASSRDRSALGAHLAVDTACRLLAEDLPDPDAAPETWTRWTAERGQRIVAHYLRAVAGLLGGGRCGPETEQDPGALAATLTAAVVCPPWTAFVSTGDGFATLLTGDGRCHLVLPQPPGPVSFLSSPGAALRIRTFTVWEPEFGGVFLATDGCAALTLDHPRIRQLPPEAGPLPAEHFFQGVAAALRANHGDAEPLRRLLSGPEAARTGDDLTVLCALAEAG, encoded by the coding sequence GTGATCATCGCCGGCGCCTCCGTCCAGGGCACCGCCCATCTCGCCGGCGCGCGCGGCTGCCAGGACGCGTTCAAAGCGGTCGACCTGGGCGAAGCCGCCGTACTCGCGGTGTCCGACGGCGCGAGCAGCCGCGACCGCAGCGCCCTGGGCGCCCATCTCGCGGTCGACACCGCCTGCCGGCTGCTGGCCGAGGACTTACCGGACCCGGACGCCGCGCCGGAGACCTGGACCCGGTGGACCGCGGAGCGGGGGCAGCGGATCGTCGCCCACTATCTGCGGGCCGTGGCAGGGCTGCTGGGCGGCGGCCGGTGTGGACCAGAAACGGAACAGGACCCCGGCGCCCTCGCCGCCACCCTCACCGCGGCCGTCGTCTGCCCGCCCTGGACCGCCTTCGTGTCGACGGGCGACGGCTTCGCCACCCTTCTGACCGGCGACGGCCGCTGCCATCTGGTGCTTCCGCAGCCCCCGGGCCCGGTGTCGTTCCTCTCCTCTCCCGGAGCAGCCCTCCGCATCCGTACCTTCACCGTCTGGGAACCGGAGTTCGGCGGAGTGTTCCTCGCCACCGACGGCTGCGCCGCCCTCACCCTCGACCACCCCCGGATCCGGCAACTCCCGCCGGAAGCGGGCCCCTTACCGGCCGAACACTTCTTCCAGGGCGTCGCCGCCGCGCTCCGCGCGAACCACGGGGACGCCGAACCCCTGCGACGGCTGCTCTCCGGGCCGGAGGCCGCCCGGACCGGAGACGATCTGACCGTCCTGTGCGCCCTCGCCGAAGCGGGGTGA
- a CDS encoding vWA domain-containing protein, producing MTADGIGFGTGYDERQPVVLLLDTSASMGRPEENPRIDELNAALAGWFDGVRAQERLRTRVEVCLITFDSAVRVHDPAAGRLVPVESADPGGLFVPVDGMRPPTLRAGGLTRLTEAVEAALELARARRRTLQRQRVPVRRPFLWVLTDGAPSDDRGRPLDPAALAETAERVRRGEAAGEWVFQVIGVRGADLPMLRVIAPKATSPLESLDFGRILDLLFQSTDDSSPDQAADLIHQQVNDRAARLARMDRLERDHR from the coding sequence ATGACGGCGGACGGTATCGGATTCGGTACGGGATACGACGAACGGCAGCCCGTCGTCCTCCTCCTCGACACCTCGGCGTCCATGGGCCGCCCCGAGGAGAACCCGCGGATCGACGAGCTGAACGCCGCGCTCGCCGGGTGGTTCGACGGAGTCCGGGCCCAGGAGAGGCTCCGCACCCGGGTCGAGGTCTGCCTCATCACCTTCGACTCGGCGGTCCGCGTCCACGACCCCGCGGCGGGCCGGCTGGTCCCCGTCGAGTCCGCCGACCCCGGCGGGCTCTTCGTCCCCGTCGACGGTATGCGCCCGCCCACGCTCCGCGCCGGGGGCCTGACCCGGCTGACGGAGGCCGTGGAAGCGGCCCTCGAACTGGCCCGCGCCCGCCGCCGCACGCTGCAACGGCAACGGGTACCGGTCCGGCGCCCCTTCCTCTGGGTCCTCACGGACGGCGCCCCCAGCGACGACCGGGGCCGCCCCCTCGACCCGGCGGCCCTGGCGGAGACCGCGGAACGGGTCCGCCGGGGCGAGGCCGCGGGGGAGTGGGTCTTCCAGGTCATCGGAGTGCGCGGCGCCGACCTGCCGATGCTGCGGGTCATCGCACCGAAGGCCACCTCCCCCCTGGAGAGCCTGGACTTCGGCCGGATCCTCGACCTGCTCTTCCAGAGCACCGACGACAGCAGCCCGGACCAGGCGGCGGACCTCATCCACCAGCAGGTCAACGACCGTGCCGCCCGGCTCGCGCGCATGGACAGACTGGAGAGGGACCACAGGTGA